Proteins encoded in a region of the Ptychodera flava strain L36383 chromosome 4, AS_Pfla_20210202, whole genome shotgun sequence genome:
- the LOC139132187 gene encoding SPRY domain-containing SOCS box protein 2-like, whose protein sequence is MEPAIFPHSPQTVDSEFQRLTLQEPLDSYDPSRATPRQLEHAWDSNSCSDNMKVLRDGITVINRRRDKSSDLVRGKKGYYRGIHVFEVNWPTDERGSHPMIGVALGDTQLTTTEFTYLLGRTADSWGWNLTTKELFHDGKMRGLYPERNPNFEVPETFYIILNAEEGTLR, encoded by the coding sequence ATGGAACCAGCTATTTTCCCTCACTCACCACAAACAGTTGACAGTGAGTTCCAAAGATTGACCCTCCAGGAGCCACTTGACTCTTACGACCCTTCACGTGCAACACCACGTCAGCTAGAACACGCTTGGGACTCCAACAGTTGTTCAGACAATATGAAAGTTCTCAGAGACGGGATAACCGTGATAAATCGCCGGAGGGACAAGTCGTCTGACCTTGTACGCGGGAAAAAGGGTTATTATCGCGGGATTCACGTGTTCGAAGTCAACTGGCCGACAGATGAGCGAGGCTCTCATCCTATGATTGGTGTTGCGTTGGGTGATACACAATTAACCACTACCGAATTCACGTACTTGTTGGGTAGAACAGCTGATTCCTGGGGATGGAACCTGACCACGAAAGAGTTATTTCATGATGGGAAAATGCGCGGACTCTATCCTGAACGAAATCCTAATTTTGAAGTTCCAGAAACGTTTTACATCATTCTGAACGCCGAAGAAGGAACTTTAAGGTAA